The following are encoded together in the Gordonia insulae genome:
- a CDS encoding rhodanese-like domain-containing protein translates to MGDIRQVPVTELPNDFSDEVGRVLLDVREDDEWAAGHVRGATHIPLGDVPARIEEIDPDAELLVVCHSSGRSMRVLQYLAQIGYEGSCVSGGMVEWVQQGKPVETGSTGS, encoded by the coding sequence ATGGGCGACATCCGACAGGTGCCGGTGACGGAGCTGCCGAACGATTTCAGCGACGAGGTCGGTCGGGTCCTGCTCGACGTCCGCGAGGACGATGAGTGGGCCGCGGGCCATGTCCGGGGTGCGACGCACATCCCCCTCGGCGATGTGCCGGCGCGAATCGAGGAGATCGACCCCGATGCCGAGCTCCTGGTGGTCTGCCACTCGAGCGGGCGGTCGATGCGCGTCCTGCAGTACCTCGCCCAGATCGGGTACGAGGGCAGCTGCGTGAGCGGCGGCATGGTGGAGTGGGTCCAACAGGGCAAGCCGGTCGAGACGGGGAGTACCGGGTCGTAA
- a CDS encoding ferritin: protein MTVTTDESVFQKLLHAQIANEFAASQQYIAVAIYYDGHDMPQLAKHFYAQAVEERNHAMMIVQYFLDRDVDVEIPGVPAPRTDFADYRAPIELALAQEKSVTEQIVDLARAARDSGDYLGEQFMQWFLAEQVEEVATMTTLQTIAERAQGNLFDLENFVQREINGSGPAAASAPAAAGGNL, encoded by the coding sequence ATGACAGTCACCACTGACGAATCCGTCTTCCAGAAACTGCTGCACGCCCAGATCGCCAACGAGTTCGCCGCGTCACAGCAGTACATCGCCGTCGCCATCTACTACGACGGCCACGACATGCCCCAGCTGGCCAAGCACTTCTATGCCCAGGCCGTCGAGGAGCGCAACCACGCGATGATGATCGTCCAGTACTTCCTCGACCGCGATGTGGACGTGGAGATCCCCGGGGTCCCCGCGCCGCGCACCGACTTCGCCGACTACCGGGCGCCGATCGAGCTGGCGCTGGCCCAGGAGAAGTCGGTCACCGAACAGATCGTCGACCTCGCCCGTGCCGCACGGGACAGCGGCGATTACCTGGGCGAGCAGTTCATGCAGTGGTTCCTCGCCGAGCAGGTGGAAGAGGTCGCCACCATGACCACCCTGCAGACCATCGCCGAGCGGGCACAGGGCAACCTGTTCGACCTCGAGAACTTCGTCCAGCGCGAGATCAACGGCTCCGGACCTGCGGCCGCGTCGGCACCCGCAGCAGCAGGCGGAAACCTCTAG
- a CDS encoding AurF N-oxygenase family protein — protein sequence MTTTTQVRRDDAGGRDAIARRLIKGSVKRSYAPIVDLDWERDPEPDRYFLPPSVLSLAGTDLWDGLSTEQRIEVSRQEMANILSVGIWFENLLNRTLLARLMTADPASATTHYALTEMGDECRHMVMFGRAIEWAGARPFSMRLWERTVMALLPQALRGSLLWVAALVGEEIFDALQREMLDDPELQPLIARLMQVHVAEEARHIGFARDGIMRRKPVRGRWETFVAANGHAVAGVLFQRLFTNPAMYTRAGLDGRAAARAARANPTFREAQVRGFASLAAFLEDAGLMSRVSRYGWRRGGFLR from the coding sequence ATGACGACGACCACGCAGGTGAGACGTGATGACGCAGGTGGGCGGGACGCGATAGCCCGCCGACTGATCAAGGGCTCGGTCAAGCGGTCGTACGCGCCGATCGTCGATCTCGATTGGGAACGCGACCCCGAGCCCGACCGCTACTTCCTGCCACCGTCGGTGCTGTCGCTGGCGGGCACCGACCTCTGGGACGGGCTGTCGACCGAACAGCGCATCGAGGTGTCCCGGCAGGAGATGGCCAACATCCTGTCCGTCGGCATCTGGTTCGAGAACCTGTTGAACCGCACCCTGTTGGCCCGGTTGATGACCGCGGACCCGGCGTCGGCCACCACGCACTACGCGTTGACCGAGATGGGCGACGAATGCCGGCACATGGTGATGTTCGGCCGGGCAATCGAGTGGGCCGGCGCGCGACCCTTCTCGATGCGGTTGTGGGAGCGGACGGTGATGGCACTACTGCCGCAGGCTCTCCGCGGCAGTTTGCTGTGGGTGGCCGCTCTCGTCGGCGAGGAGATCTTCGACGCCTTGCAGCGCGAGATGCTCGACGACCCCGAGCTGCAACCACTCATCGCGCGCCTGATGCAGGTGCACGTGGCCGAAGAGGCGCGTCACATCGGGTTCGCCCGCGACGGCATCATGCGTCGCAAGCCGGTCCGCGGGCGGTGGGAGACGTTCGTCGCGGCCAACGGTCATGCCGTCGCCGGTGTGCTCTTCCAGCGCCTGTTCACCAATCCGGCGATGTACACGCGGGCCGGACTCGACGGTCGTGCCGCCGCCCGGGCGGCCCGGGCCAACCCGACGTTCCGCGAGGCCCAGGTCCGCGGGTTCGCCTCCCTCGCAGCATTCCTCGAGGATGCTGGACTGATGAGTCGGGTCTCCCGGTACGGCTGGCGGCGGGGCGGGTTTCTCCGGTGA
- a CDS encoding DUF5926 family protein: MAKKSKRGAGPRPGSNRAERVAARKERQLAAMAPPPRPFAGLAAECDLVALRAFVASATARVDLVEPGPPEPELTSVVPDDTAATAKTTRAEGVRNDVLLATILPGAVPAIVREGKNGPEGVVAVQTDPDRDDIVGGLADAIRWAAHAEPNTDYTPHDTLGALTDVIRADAELDLVVYDDFSWWFPGTDVPPEIADMVVRANDSIMPTARLTSKSGIGAPWWVDAGERAHLRWVRPESEDDLMTALARLHAAGRLTLGEGSRFAGSFRTHGLLVPVFDLDNERHHEEWFAGLDQLDEWLTEALAVTGDLSTAELGSRDGLRSRQVTLR; this comes from the coding sequence ATGGCGAAGAAAAGCAAACGGGGCGCCGGGCCGCGTCCGGGCAGTAATCGCGCAGAGCGGGTCGCCGCGCGCAAGGAGCGCCAGCTGGCCGCGATGGCCCCGCCGCCGCGGCCGTTCGCCGGGTTGGCCGCCGAGTGCGATCTGGTGGCGCTGCGCGCCTTCGTCGCCTCGGCCACGGCCAGGGTCGATCTCGTCGAACCGGGCCCGCCGGAGCCGGAACTCACGTCGGTCGTCCCCGACGACACCGCTGCGACGGCGAAAACCACACGCGCCGAGGGCGTCCGCAACGATGTCCTCCTCGCGACGATCCTGCCGGGCGCGGTACCCGCCATCGTCCGCGAGGGCAAGAACGGGCCGGAAGGCGTCGTCGCGGTGCAGACCGATCCCGATCGCGATGACATCGTGGGCGGCCTGGCCGATGCCATCCGGTGGGCAGCCCACGCCGAGCCGAACACCGACTACACGCCGCACGACACGCTCGGCGCGCTGACCGACGTCATCCGAGCCGATGCCGAGCTCGACCTGGTTGTCTACGACGACTTCTCGTGGTGGTTCCCGGGTACCGACGTGCCCCCGGAGATCGCGGACATGGTTGTGCGGGCCAATGATTCGATCATGCCGACCGCTCGCCTGACATCGAAGAGCGGCATCGGCGCACCGTGGTGGGTGGATGCCGGTGAGCGTGCCCATCTGCGTTGGGTGCGACCGGAATCCGAGGACGACCTGATGACCGCGCTGGCCCGGCTGCATGCGGCGGGACGCTTGACCCTCGGTGAGGGCTCACGATTCGCCGGTTCGTTCCGCACCCACGGACTGCTGGTTCCCGTGTTCGATCTGGACAACGAACGGCACCACGAAGAGTGGTTCGCCGGGCTCGATCAGCTCGACGAGTGGCTGACCGAGGCCCTGGCCGTGACCGGTGACCTGAGCACCGCAGAACTCGGCTCGCGCGACGGTCTGCGTAGCCGCCAGGTCACGTTGCGCTGA
- a CDS encoding glycerophosphodiester phosphodiesterase, which produces MTGVEHISRSGKPAVVAHRGASAELPEHTLAAYELALDQGADGLECDVRLTSDHELVCIHDRTIDRTSNSAGVVSEMTLAELRELDFGSWHESGKKSSVLTLRELLTLTLDWRRPVRLFVETKHPVRYGSLVEQKLLGLLHEFGVGMPPSADHSRAVVISFSSAGVWRIRRHAPMLPTILLGDTARLLGGSAATAVGATGIGPSVETLRLYPDLVDRAAAAGRVTYCWTVDELVDVQLCADLGVRWVATNRPAKVRDWLVTVD; this is translated from the coding sequence ATGACCGGCGTCGAGCACATATCGAGATCCGGGAAGCCGGCCGTGGTCGCCCACCGCGGTGCGTCCGCCGAACTCCCCGAGCACACCCTCGCCGCCTACGAACTCGCGCTCGACCAGGGCGCCGACGGCCTCGAATGCGATGTCCGGTTGACCAGCGACCACGAACTCGTCTGCATCCACGACCGCACGATCGACCGCACCTCGAACTCTGCCGGCGTCGTCAGCGAGATGACCCTGGCGGAGTTGCGCGAACTGGACTTCGGCAGCTGGCACGAGTCGGGGAAGAAGTCGTCGGTGCTCACCCTGCGTGAACTGCTGACCCTCACCCTGGACTGGCGCAGACCGGTCCGGTTGTTCGTGGAGACCAAGCACCCGGTCCGCTACGGCAGCCTCGTCGAACAGAAACTGCTCGGCCTGCTCCACGAGTTCGGGGTGGGTATGCCACCGTCGGCCGATCACAGTCGCGCCGTGGTCATCTCGTTCTCGTCGGCCGGGGTGTGGCGTATCCGGCGCCACGCACCGATGCTGCCCACCATCCTGCTCGGGGACACCGCGCGGCTGCTCGGCGGCAGCGCGGCCACCGCGGTGGGGGCCACCGGCATCGGACCGTCGGTGGAGACGCTGCGCCTCTACCCGGATCTGGTCGACCGGGCTGCCGCTGCCGGTCGGGTCACCTACTGCTGGACCGTGGACGAACTCGTCGATGTCCAGCTCTGCGCCGATCTCGGTGTCCGATGGGTCGCCACCAACCGTCCGGCCAAGGTGCGGGACTGGCTGGTCACCGTCGACTGA
- a CDS encoding LCP family protein → MAPPPGTPPEATAHLRGRRVDDARYQPPLAWSDAPAGRPRPDHPRPAQPQPDRRSAGYAPTQKPEPLPGDDRPRRSTADRADESRRSASRGSSSRGSAGAPPRKPRSRGAAPTPAAKPKRRRRLRVGRLILAVLLLFVVASVGLLFYYDSKLNRTDALVAYAGRPADTPGTNWLIVGTDSRADLSAQQRAQLSTGDSDGSRTDTIMMVHKPPSGRSMIISIPRDLYVPVPGQGSHKVNAAFNIGGPQLLVQTIEQLSGVRIDHYAEIGFGGFDSVVDAVGGVTICLDQPLNDPKAGLRLPKGCQELDGRQALGLVRTRAFPNADLERVVNQRKFLNALMAKATSPSVLANLFRLIPFANGAVDAVTVDDGDHIWNLFGLALALRGDPITTTTPSAGSEYTSDGDSLAVGDNTEQFFGYLRKGTAVPDELLSGPGGVIGG, encoded by the coding sequence GTGGCACCGCCCCCGGGCACGCCACCCGAGGCGACCGCCCATCTCCGCGGACGCCGTGTCGACGACGCCCGCTACCAGCCCCCGCTGGCCTGGTCGGACGCGCCCGCGGGTCGACCGCGCCCCGACCATCCGCGCCCGGCCCAGCCCCAGCCCGACCGTCGGTCGGCGGGGTACGCGCCCACCCAGAAGCCCGAACCCCTTCCCGGTGACGACCGACCGCGCCGCTCCACGGCCGACCGCGCCGACGAATCCCGACGGTCGGCGTCCCGGGGGTCGTCATCGCGCGGGTCGGCGGGCGCTCCGCCACGTAAGCCGCGCTCCCGGGGGGCCGCACCCACCCCGGCCGCCAAGCCGAAGCGACGACGCCGCCTGCGCGTCGGCAGACTGATCCTCGCGGTTCTGCTGCTGTTCGTCGTGGCCTCGGTCGGCCTGCTGTTCTACTACGACAGCAAGCTGAACCGCACCGACGCGCTGGTCGCCTATGCCGGCCGACCCGCGGACACCCCGGGCACGAACTGGCTGATCGTCGGCACCGATTCCCGCGCTGACCTGTCCGCGCAACAGCGGGCGCAACTGTCCACCGGAGACAGCGACGGTTCCCGCACGGACACCATCATGATGGTGCACAAACCGCCCAGCGGCCGGTCGATGATCATCAGCATCCCGCGCGACCTCTATGTACCGGTCCCCGGACAGGGGTCGCACAAGGTCAACGCGGCCTTCAACATCGGTGGGCCACAGCTGCTGGTGCAGACCATCGAGCAATTGAGCGGCGTACGCATCGACCACTACGCGGAGATCGGTTTCGGCGGCTTCGACAGCGTCGTGGACGCCGTCGGCGGCGTGACCATCTGTCTCGACCAACCGCTCAACGATCCGAAGGCGGGTCTGCGACTTCCGAAGGGCTGTCAGGAACTCGACGGTCGCCAGGCCCTCGGACTGGTGCGCACGCGGGCATTCCCGAACGCCGATCTCGAGCGCGTGGTGAACCAGCGCAAGTTCCTCAACGCCCTGATGGCCAAGGCGACGAGTCCGTCGGTGCTCGCCAATTTATTCCGGTTGATCCCCTTTGCGAACGGGGCCGTCGATGCGGTGACCGTCGATGACGGAGATCACATCTGGAATCTCTTCGGTCTCGCGCTGGCGCTGCGCGGTGACCCGATCACCACCACCACGCCGAGCGCAGGGAGCGAGTACACCTCCGATGGTGACTCACTTGCGGTGGGGGACAACACCGAACAGTTCTTCGGCTATCTCCGCAAGGGCACCGCGGTGCCCGACGAACTCCTCTCGGGACCCGGCGGAGTCATCGGCGGCTGA
- a CDS encoding DUF4328 domain-containing protein: MGPRPIPRYVYIPQWGLRDVPDEVSADPRSRAEVLLAALVSGLRSLAVVLGLAALVHLARYVLIVVNKSMPVPAWTDWTSSVLVMFVGLLALGAYVYVFVVFTRWIIDLRAETYRSRDRRDPRPRWQIAVLAAVPLLNVAGAALLLHEVARLRDDLDPDRTRRRFTRIWVAWTIVNVLALVAIATRVVAMFSGSIQTAANGLAAVIISSICSAVFAWWLADRLAAVFGAAHAEPVPSRRWVTVG, encoded by the coding sequence ATGGGGCCTCGGCCGATCCCGCGCTATGTCTACATTCCGCAGTGGGGCCTGCGCGACGTTCCCGATGAGGTCTCCGCCGACCCGCGTTCGCGGGCCGAGGTGCTGCTGGCCGCGCTCGTGAGCGGGTTGCGTTCGCTGGCCGTGGTCCTGGGGCTCGCCGCGCTCGTTCACCTCGCCCGATACGTGTTGATCGTGGTCAACAAGTCGATGCCGGTCCCGGCGTGGACCGACTGGACCAGCTCGGTGCTGGTGATGTTCGTCGGTCTGCTCGCGCTGGGGGCCTACGTGTACGTCTTCGTGGTCTTCACCCGTTGGATCATCGATCTGCGCGCCGAGACGTATCGCAGTCGGGACCGCCGGGACCCGCGGCCGCGCTGGCAGATCGCTGTACTCGCGGCGGTGCCCCTGCTCAATGTGGCCGGCGCTGCGCTGCTGCTGCACGAGGTGGCCCGGCTGCGAGACGATCTCGACCCCGATCGCACCCGGCGACGGTTCACGCGGATCTGGGTGGCCTGGACGATCGTCAACGTGCTGGCACTGGTGGCGATCGCGACCCGCGTCGTCGCGATGTTCTCCGGCTCCATCCAGACGGCGGCCAACGGTCTCGCGGCCGTGATCATCAGCTCGATCTGCTCGGCCGTGTTCGCCTGGTGGCTGGCCGACCGGCTCGCGGCGGTCTTCGGTGCCGCCCACGCCGAACCGGTGCCGTCGCGACGTTGGGTCACGGTCGGATGA